A window of the Hordeum vulgare subsp. vulgare chromosome 5H, MorexV3_pseudomolecules_assembly, whole genome shotgun sequence genome harbors these coding sequences:
- the LOC123398204 gene encoding protein SAR DEFICIENT 1-like has translation MAPPKRQLALTGAGAGREEAKRLRVGVANASAAGWQAPTSPASPGTRLMRRTVLVVLFLLRMSDAITVTESISQIGRMVQRKMEGFQKFQALMIRKLENFEEKMEAKLENLEEKLEGKLGKIEEKMESMSDEVKKLARLHSNRHADEHPRLEPFLESTTASEPNTNIRLRFLDGLKTPIYTDKIITSESNAAIRIGVFDGDKMISEGQLSKAKVEILVLRGDFCSNGRESWTEEEFNSHIAQGRNGQGSVLGGDCSAWLNNGKASLGKILFREGSSRTPNRKFIVGGRVCMNKKVGGVRVQEAVMEPVAVLDRRNEVNEKRHPPRLDDEVYRLEEISKNGTYHGRLMNAQIFKVEDFLKALNKGADELREMVLQIKKRGNAWERMVKHARECYLADRPELKACCSVEGNVVIFLNCVHDLVGAIFTGVYISRDNFDPAKKAQAYELKERVRDQLDNLPFDYVMNGNLPEKVPSSTYSSLDAVILGPDAAHQPNENQLHDRINNVTEPSHQNEYIHGDHNTVNTHHDQDESIPPLGEQQPTTSMTHLQWDDESLDWPFEVQTNIHSQVQVPISMDGGNAMEASTSVQHNVLPQRFVPTHVQESIPRIHYSENPANHAAGSSTWQDDIIIPELDYGNF, from the exons ATGGCGCCGCCGAAGAGGCAGCTGGCCCTGACGGGCGCCGGCGCAGGCCGGGAGGAGGCGAAGCGCCTGCGCGTCGGGGTCGCCAACGCCAGCGCCGCCGGCTGGCAGGCGCCGACTTCGCCGGCGTCGCCGGGGACGCGGCTCATGCGGCGGACCGTGCTCGTCGTGCTCTTTCTACTGCGAAT GAGCGACGCCATCACGGTGACGGAAAGCATCTCCCAGATTGGTCGCATG GTTCAGAGGAAGATGGAAGGGTTTCAAAAGTTTCAGGCTCTTATGATCCG CAAACTGGAAAATTTTGAGGAGAAGATGGAGGCCAAATTGGAAAATTTAGAGGAGAAGCTGGAGGGCAAATTGGGGAAAatagaagagaagatggagagcATGAGTGATGAAGTG AAGAAATTGGCACGTTTGCATTCCAATAGGCACGCTGATGAACACCCAAG ACTAGAGCCATTTCTGGAGAGTACAACTGCGAGTGAACCAAACACCAACATTCGCCTGCGTTTCCTGGATGGCCTGAAGACTCCAATTTACACAGACAAGATTATAACATCTGAGAGCAATGCGGCTATCAGGATTGGCGTCTTTGATGGTGACAAAATGATTAGTGAAGGCCAGCTTTCGAAGGCAAAAGTTGAGATCCTGGTTCTCCGTGGCGACTTCTGCAGCAACGGTCGGGAGAGCTGGACTGAAGAGGAGTTCAACAGCCACATAGCGCAAGGCCGAAATGGGCAAGGGTCCGTGCTAGGGGGCGATTGCAGTGCGTGGTTGAACAATGGGAAGGCATCATTGGGAAAAATCCTCTTCCGAGAAGGATCATCCAGGACTCCCAATAGGAAGTTCATCGTAGGAGGTAGAGTATGCATGAACAAGAAGGTCGGTGGTGTTCGAGTCCAGGAAGCTGTCATGGAGCCGGTCGCTGTGTTGGATCGTAGGAATGAAG TAAATGAGAAGAGgcaccctccaagattggatgatGAAGTGTATCGCCTTGAAGAAATCTCCAAAAATGGAACTTACCACGGGAGGCTTATGAATGCTCAAATCTTCAAAGTTGAGGACTTCTTGAAGGCTTTGAATAAAGGCGCAGACGAGCTCCGTGAAATG GTCCTCCAGATCAAGAAGCGCGGCAACGCTTGGGAAAGAATGGTTAAGCATGCCAGGGAATGCTACCTCGCAGACAGGCCCGAGCTCAAAGCATGTTGTAGTGTAGAAGGGAATGTGGTGATCTTCCTCAATTGCGTGCATGATCTTGTTGGAGCAATTTTTACCGGTGTTTACATTTCACGGGACAATTTTGATCCGGCTAAGAAG GCTCAAGCGTATGAGTTGAAAGAGCGTGTGCGCGATCAATTGGACAACCTTCCGTTTGACTATGTGATGAATGGCAATCTTCCTGAAAAAGTTCCCTCTAGCACATATTCTTCTCTGGATGCAGTCATTCTTGGGCCGGATGCCGCACATCAAC CGAATGAAAACCAGTTGCATGATAGGATCAACAATGTCACTGAACCATCTCACCAGAATGAGTATATTCATGGTGATCACAACACAGTTAACACACATCATGACCAAG ATGAAAGTATTCCACCACTTGGTGAGCAGCAACCTACAACTTCCATGACACATTTACAGTGGGATGATGAATCGCTAGACTGGCCCTTCGAAG TTCAAACGAACATCCATAGCCAGGTGCAAGTTCCCATATCCATGGATGGCGGCAATGCCATGGAGGCATCAACATCCGTTCAACACAACGTTCTGCCACAACGATTTGTTCCTACTCATGTCCAAGAAAGCATACCCCGGATCCATTACTCTGAGAATCCAGCTAACCATGCTGCTGGATCATCGACATGGCAGGATGATATTATCATCCCTGAACTGGATTATGGAAACTTTTAG